In Terriglobales bacterium, the genomic stretch TGAGCAGGCCGCCCGCGAAGCCGACCTGGTCATTGAAGCCGTCCCGGAAGAACTCGAGTCAAAAATCGAGATATTTACCTTGCTCGATAAGCTCTGCCGCCCCGGGACCATCCTGGCTTCGAACACCTCCTCGTTAAGCATTAGTGAGATTGCTTCTGTCACTTATCGGCCCAAGAAGTGTATCGGGATGCACTTCTTCAATCCCGTCCACAAGATGAAGCTGCTGGAGATCGTGCGTGCTCTGGAGACTGACGACGAAACCGTGGCCACCGCTGTCGAAGTAGGCCGGCGGATGAAAAAGGAAACCGTGGTCATTCGTGAGGCGCCGGGATTCATAACCAGCCGCATCAACGCCCTGATCGGCAATGAGGCGTTTTACCTGCTGCAGGAGGGCATCGCCTCAGCTTCAGACATTGATAAAGCCTTGAAGCTGGGTCTGAATCACCCGATGGGGCCGTTCGAATTGGTCGATCTCGTGGGCCTGGATACCCGGCTGCACATTCTCGAATACCTCCACCGCAGCTTGGGTGAGAAGTATCGTCCTGCACCATTATTGGTGCAATATGTCAAAGCCGGGCGGCTGGGCCGGAAATCCGGCCGGGGAGTTTATGAATACCCGGAAGAGCGGGTCCCACAGGAACCCAAAGCTGCCGAGCAGGTTCCGAGCCGGACGATTCACCCCGCCAAGGTGGGGGCAGGTCAGGTTGAAAAACGCACGGCCGAGCGCTAGCCGCGTTCACAAGAGTCGTCCCTCAATGTGCCGGATCAGCCAGCCCGGAGTCTAATGTTCAACAGGAACCTCGCGGCCTAAAGGTGCGTACCTCTAAGTGAGATCGCTCCCGGAGCAGAATAGGTGCAGCTCTTTCTCGATATTATCCGGCAGTCGCTTCAAACTCTCTGGGCACACAAGCTGCGCTCGTTCTTAACCATGTTTGGAATCGCCTGGGGCGTGGGCTCGCTATTGTTACTGGTCGGACTGGGAGAAGGCTTCCGTTCCGGCCAGAAAAAGAACCTCGCCAACCTTGGCCAGGACATCATGTTCACCTTCCCCGGACGCATTCCCGCGGTCGCGGGCAGTCTGGTGTCCTCCCAGCCTTACCATTTTAACTACGGGGATTACGTCGCCATTCGCAACGAGGCGCACTACCTGCGAGCTATTTCGCCGGTATTGCAGCGGGACGACATTCGCGCCTCGAGCGATTACACCAGTGCGAACGGCCAGGTGTTTGGGGTGGAGCCGGAGTACAACCAGATCCGTAATGTCCCCTTGCAGGCTGGGCGCTGGATTAACGAGGAGGACAATCGCGAACGTCGCCGCGTGGCCATCGTGGGTTGGGAGATGCTGAAGAACATGTTCCCTGGCCGGCCCGCGGTCGGCAGCACCATTCTCCTGAACGGGGTGCAGTTTCAGGTCATCGGTGTATTGGCCAAGATTGGTCGCGAGGGAAATAACGGAACCAATATCCGGCTATTCATCCCTCTGCAGACCATGCGGGTGCTCTATCCGCTTAAGGAGAACGACGCGGAAGATGCGGTCTCATTTTTCAATTATCGTCCCCGCACCCCGGAAGAGCACCTGCTGGCAAAAAGCGAAATTCACCGCATCATCGCGCGTCGCCATAATTTCGATGCCACGCTCACCGACTCATTTCAGGACTGGGACACTATTGAAGGTTCCATACGCGTGGCCAAGATATTCACTGCCATGGATGCCTTCCTGGGCGCTGTCGGCCTGGTGACGCTCGGCCTTGGCGCGATTGGAATCATCAACATCATGCTAGTGTCAGTTTCCGAGCG encodes the following:
- a CDS encoding 3-hydroxyacyl-CoA dehydrogenase NAD-binding domain-containing protein; this encodes MPEATPGNPRQIQTIAVIGAGIMGRGIAHAAAVGGYRTILEDLLPNALRRAESEIRSNLNKAVELGKAEKSEADAAFSRIEYAGSVEQAAREADLVIEAVPEELESKIEIFTLLDKLCRPGTILASNTSSLSISEIASVTYRPKKCIGMHFFNPVHKMKLLEIVRALETDDETVATAVEVGRRMKKETVVIREAPGFITSRINALIGNEAFYLLQEGIASASDIDKALKLGLNHPMGPFELVDLVGLDTRLHILEYLHRSLGEKYRPAPLLVQYVKAGRLGRKSGRGVYEYPEERVPQEPKAAEQVPSRTIHPAKVGAGQVEKRTAER
- a CDS encoding ABC transporter permease, with protein sequence MQLFLDIIRQSLQTLWAHKLRSFLTMFGIAWGVGSLLLLVGLGEGFRSGQKKNLANLGQDIMFTFPGRIPAVAGSLVSSQPYHFNYGDYVAIRNEAHYLRAISPVLQRDDIRASSDYTSANGQVFGVEPEYNQIRNVPLQAGRWINEEDNRERRRVAIVGWEMLKNMFPGRPAVGSTILLNGVQFQVIGVLAKIGREGNNGTNIRLFIPLQTMRVLYPLKENDAEDAVSFFNYRPRTPEEHLLAKSEIHRIIARRHNFDATLTDSFQDWDTIEGSIRVAKIFTAMDAFLGAVGLVTLGLGAIGIINIMLVSVSERTHEIGLRKALGATQRSILTQFFLEGAFLTVLSGGIGAFVTAMLVVGLAQLPAPDGFDTPRIVPFSAVAAIGALSIAGVAAGLYPASKAAKLEPVEALRQE